Proteins encoded within one genomic window of Oryza glaberrima chromosome 12, OglaRS2, whole genome shotgun sequence:
- the LOC127756974 gene encoding UDP-rhamnose/UDP-galactose transporter 4-like, whose translation MASSLSKSDKKKVLDFAAWSFNITTSVGIIMVNKALMATHGFSFATTLTGLHFVTTTLMTIVFRWLGLSQPSHLPLPDLIKFVIFSNLSIVGMNVSLMWNSVGFYQIAKLCMIPASCLLEVVFDHVHYSRDTKLSIMVVLIGVAVCTVTDVSVNAKGLAAAVIAVWSTALQQYYVHFLQRKYSLNSFNLLGHTAPAQAGSLLLVGPFVDFLLTGKRVDHFGFTSIALFFLTLSCVIAIGVNLSQFICIGRFSAVSFQVLGHMKTVLVLSLGFLFFGKEGLNFQVVLGMILAVVGMIWYGNASAKPGGKERRSVLPVRSEKPSGALDEKDGSEK comes from the exons ATGGCTTCTTCCCTGAGCAAATCCGACAAGAAGAAGGTGCTGGATTTTGCGGCATGGAGTTTCAACATCACCACGTCTGTTGGAATCATCATGGTCAACAAGGCTCTGATGGCTACGCATGGATTCAGTTTCG CCACAACCTTAACTGGCCTTCATTTTGTGACAACCACCTTGATGACTATCGTGTTTCGGTGGTTAGGCCTCAGCCAGCCCTCCCACTTACCACTGCCAGATCTGATTAAATTTGTGATCTTTTCGAACTTGTCGATTGTTGGAATGAATGTGAGCTTGATGTGGAACTCTGTGGGGTTTTATCAG ATAGCAAAGCTCTGCATGATACCTGCATCATGTCTCCTGGAGGTTGTCTTCGATCATGTACATTATTCTCGGGACACAAAGCTGAGCATAATGGTTGTGCTTATAGGTGTTGCGGTCTGCACAGTTACTGATGTCAGTGTAAATGCAAAAGGTCTGGCTGCTGCTGTTATAGCTGTTTGGAGCACAGCTTTGCAACAATAT TATGTTCATTTTCTCCAACGAAAGTACTCTCTGAACTCATTCAACCTCCTGGGTCACACTGCTCCAGCCCAAGCAGGATCCCTTCTGCTAGTGGGGCCCTTTGTAGATTTCTTGTTGACAGGCAAAAGGGTGGATCACTTTGGTTTCACATCGATTGCTTTG TTTTTCCTGACTCTCTCATGTGTCATTGCCATTGGTGTTAATCTGAGCCAATTCATCTGCATTGGTCGGTTTTCTGCCGTATCCTTCCAAGTCCTGGGCCACATGAAGACAGTGCTCGTGTTGTCCCTTGGGTTTCTCTTCTTTGGCAAGGAAGGTCTGAATTTTCAGGTAGTCCTTGGGATGATCCTCGCTGTTGTTGGGATGATATGGTATGGGAACGCATCAGCGAAACCAGGTGGCAAAGAGCGGCGGAGCGTTCTTCCAGTAAGGTCTGAGAAGCCTAGTGGAGCATTAGACGAGAAGGATGGCAGTGAGAAATAG
- the LOC127756979 gene encoding germin-like protein 12-2, which translates to MASSNFFLLTALIALVATQAMAFDPSPLQDFCVADRNSPVRVNGFPCKDAKDVNVDDFFLAANLDKPMDTTKSKAGSNVTLINVMKLAGLNTLGISMARIDYAPKGQNPPHTHPRATEILTVLEGTLYVGFVTSNQANGENKLFTKTLNKGDVFVFPQGLIHFQFNPSYDKPAVAIAALSSQNPGAITIANAVFGSNPPISDDVLAKAFQVDKKAVDWLQAQFWENNHN; encoded by the exons ATGGCCTCCTCCAACTTCTTTCTTCTCACAGCTCTCATCGCTTTGGTCGCTACTCAGGCTATGGCTTTTGATCCCAGTCCTCTTCAGGACTTCTGCGTTGCCGACAGGAACTCTCCAG TACGTGTCAATGGGTTCCCCTGCAAGGATGCTAAGGATGTGAATGTTGATGACTTCTTCCTAGCAGCTAACCTCGACAAGCCGATGGACACAACCAAGAGCAAGGCTGGATCCAATGTTACATTGATCAACGTGATGAAACTCGCAGGTCTCAACACCCTTGGCATCTCCATGGCAAGGATCGACTATGCTCCTAAAGGGCAAAACCCACCACACACACATCCCCGTGCTACCGAGATCCTAACGGTTCTTGAGGGTACACTCTATGTTGGTTTTGTTACATCGAACCAAGCAAACGGAGAAAACAAGCTATTCACCAAGACACTTAACAAGGGTGATGTCTTCGTGTTCCCACAAGGTCTCATTCATTTCCAGTTCAATCCAAGCTATGATAAGCCAGCAGTTGCCATCGCTGCACTTAGCAGCCAGAATCCTGGAGCGATTACTATTGCTAATGCAGTATTTGGATCAAATCCACCAATCTCGGATGATGTTCTTGCTAAGGCATTTCAAGTGGATAAGAAGGCTGTGGATTGGCTCCAAGCTCAATTCTGGGAGAACAACCACAACTAA
- the LOC127756975 gene encoding syntaxin-81-like codes for MSRVRDRAEDFKESVRVAALGHGYTESQLAALMSSFIIRKPPPKLPFTKAAIKTLESVRELEKFIVKHRKDYVDMHRTTEQERDNIEHEVSVFVKACKEQIDILKNRIHEEKGGSTKTWLGTSDESSRLDLIAHQHGVVLILSERLHSVTAQFDRLRTMRFQDAINRAMPRKRIQKKRETKAAEPSKPNLVLKSDVSKVEDQEVSTAPLRVQEQLLDDETRALQVELTNLLDAVQETETKMIEMSALNHLMSTHVLQQAQQIQYLYDQAVEATNNVERGNKELSQAIQRNSSSRTFLLLFFFVLTFSVLFLDWYSK; via the exons ATGTCGAGGGTTCGCGACAGGGCCGAGGACTTCAAGGAGTCCGTCCGCGTCGCCGCGCTCGGCCATGGGTACACGGAG TCTCAGTTAGCCGCGCTCATGTCTTCTTTCATCATCCGGAAGCCGCCCCCCAAATTACCCTTTACAAAGGCTGCAATCAAGACG CTTGAGAGTGTCAGGGAACTGGAGAAGTTTATTGTGAAGCATAGGAAGGACTATGTTGACATGCATCGCACCACGGAGCAAGAAAGGGACAACATTGAGCATGAG GTCAGTGTTTTTGTAAAAGCATGCAAGGAACAAATAGATATCCTAAAGAACAGGATCCATGAAGAAAAAGGTGGAAGTACAAAGACATGGCTTGGTACAAGCGATGAGAGCTCCCGGTTGGATTTGATAGCTCACCAGCATGGTGTG GTTTTGATTTTGAGTGAGCGTCTTCACTCAGTAACTGCACAATTTGATCGTCTTCGGACCATGCGTTTTCAAGATGCTATTAACAGAGCGATGCCAAGAAAACGGATTCAGAAGAAACGAGAAACCAAAGCTGCTGAACCATCTAAGCCAAACCTTGTATTAAAATCTGATGTTTCAAAGGTTGAAGATCAGGAGGTCTCTACTGCACCACTAAGAGTTCAAGAACAACTCTTGGATGATGAAACAAGAGCTCTTCAG GTGGAGTTGACAAATCTTCTTGATGCTGTCCAAGAAACAGAGACAAAGATGATAGAGATGTCAGCACTTAATCATCTCATGTCAACACATGTTCTACAACAAGCTCAGCAGATACAGTATTTATATGACCAG GCAGTTGAAGCTACAAACAATGTGGAGCGTGGGAACAAGGAGCTATCCCAGGCGATCCAGCGCAACAGCAGCAGTAGAACCTTCCTCCTGCTTTTCTTCTTTGTTCTTACCTTTTCCGTTCTCTTTCTGGATTGGTACAGCAAATGA